The Candidatus Rubrimentiphilum sp. genome includes a window with the following:
- a CDS encoding ABC transporter ATP-binding protein, with product MAIAARDLKKSYSLKGSRRAALDGVSLSVADGETLVILGPSGAGKTTLLRVIAGLESADAGSIVIDDRDATNLPAERRAVAIVFDQDALFPHLSVAENLAFAMHLQRREKNAIAERVAQTAHGLGITAHLKKKPAALSAGERQRASLARAVLSDPRVLLLDEPLAHLEPALRAQVRRSFAEFSKAFGGAAIHVTHDHTDALSAGDRLAILIEGKIVQCDKPQRVYDYPATTAVAKFFGSPPMNLLENGAETIGIRPEHVALNNGGTLAGRVRTVESTGADTFVSVATSMGELLARVAASAAPRVGDDVAVSLPEAHVRRFDGQAGVLHQ from the coding sequence GTGGCAATCGCCGCGCGCGACCTCAAAAAAAGTTATTCGCTGAAGGGAAGCCGCCGGGCTGCGCTCGACGGCGTTTCTTTATCTGTCGCCGACGGCGAAACGCTCGTTATACTAGGTCCCAGCGGCGCCGGCAAAACGACGCTCTTGCGGGTGATCGCCGGTTTGGAGAGCGCCGACGCCGGGTCGATCGTCATCGACGATCGCGATGCGACGAATCTTCCGGCCGAACGCCGCGCCGTTGCGATCGTCTTCGATCAAGACGCGCTCTTTCCGCACCTCAGCGTCGCCGAGAATCTAGCCTTTGCCATGCATCTGCAACGCCGGGAGAAGAACGCGATCGCGGAACGCGTGGCGCAAACGGCGCACGGTCTGGGGATTACCGCGCACTTGAAGAAAAAGCCCGCCGCATTGTCAGCCGGAGAACGCCAGCGCGCGTCGCTGGCACGCGCCGTGCTGAGCGATCCGCGCGTGCTGCTCCTCGACGAACCGTTAGCGCATTTGGAGCCGGCTTTGCGCGCACAGGTGCGGCGCAGCTTCGCCGAGTTCTCGAAAGCGTTTGGCGGCGCGGCAATTCATGTGACGCACGATCACACCGACGCCTTGAGTGCGGGCGACCGGCTGGCAATTCTGATCGAGGGCAAAATCGTCCAGTGCGACAAACCACAGCGCGTGTACGATTATCCGGCGACGACCGCAGTAGCTAAATTCTTCGGCTCGCCGCCGATGAATCTGCTCGAGAACGGCGCGGAGACCATCGGCATCCGCCCGGAGCACGTTGCCTTGAATAACGGCGGGACGTTGGCCGGGCGCGTTCGCACGGTGGAATCAACGGGAGCGGACACTTTCGTGAGCGTGGCGACATCGATGGGCGAACTACTGGCTCGCGTCGCTGCCTCGGCTGCGCCGCGCGTCGGCGACGACGTGGCGGTGAGCCTTCCCGAAGCGCACGTTCGCCGGTTCGACGGGCAAGCGGGAGTGTTGCACCAGTGA
- a CDS encoding aspartyl protease family protein, translated as MKFAAALALFSVLAHMRQANGDVYAAHIASTAAVTIDGQAATQQTDTQGLRFLLRQCSGAVCPGTYFDGERLYGVTINSTALPRSAPIDAYMRALRIVGALNFLAPDFAQKGGRVLDGGTIVLPECTCVRLIVSDPTAVPMDVYVDQRTWRVTGARSTGGGPAYRMRDYRRVGTYWLPFRIDRDGAPIEEYTTRNVVATPLQPPQGLSVQLGGAPASVSLDPASTTPDATCSLGGVSVRCLFDTGNSGLAMSLELAEQLNLNPVGVFSVRGLGFYATEVVRTGPLQIGNVRFGDAEYVVLSDIHRYGYDLVLGADVFAAAPLTIDYGRHSIAFGNNDSQNGSAVDLTFENFVPVVDVSLAGQMARLAVDTGDQSTVNLADDFYTGHPTLFTPTRTESVGGIGGSSVELMGTIPSLQIGTITTGPQTIGTTRTLKGTANGHLGAGFLSSFVVVLDYARQRMVLLPKHT; from the coding sequence ATGAAGTTCGCCGCGGCGCTCGCGCTCTTCTCCGTCCTTGCGCATATGCGTCAAGCGAACGGCGACGTCTATGCCGCGCACATCGCAAGCACGGCCGCCGTCACGATCGACGGGCAGGCCGCGACGCAGCAAACCGACACGCAAGGCCTGCGCTTTCTGCTGCGCCAGTGCAGCGGAGCCGTCTGTCCGGGAACCTATTTCGATGGAGAACGCCTGTATGGCGTGACGATCAACAGCACGGCCTTGCCGCGCAGCGCGCCGATAGACGCATACATGCGCGCCTTGCGCATCGTCGGAGCGTTGAACTTTCTCGCTCCCGATTTCGCGCAGAAAGGCGGACGCGTGCTGGACGGCGGCACGATCGTGCTCCCGGAGTGCACGTGTGTGCGCCTGATCGTCTCCGATCCCACCGCCGTGCCGATGGACGTGTACGTCGATCAGCGGACCTGGCGCGTAACCGGCGCGCGCAGCACCGGCGGCGGACCGGCCTACAGAATGCGTGACTACCGCCGTGTCGGAACGTACTGGCTGCCGTTTCGCATCGATCGCGACGGTGCGCCCATCGAAGAGTACACGACGCGCAACGTCGTCGCTACGCCGCTGCAGCCGCCGCAAGGTTTGAGCGTGCAGCTCGGCGGGGCGCCCGCGTCCGTTTCACTGGATCCGGCGAGCACGACGCCGGATGCGACGTGTTCGCTCGGCGGCGTCAGCGTGCGCTGTTTGTTCGACACCGGCAACTCCGGCTTGGCGATGAGCTTGGAATTAGCCGAGCAACTCAACCTCAATCCCGTCGGGGTCTTTAGCGTTCGCGGGTTGGGATTTTACGCTACCGAAGTCGTCCGGACCGGACCGCTGCAGATCGGAAACGTACGATTCGGCGACGCGGAGTACGTCGTGCTGAGCGACATCCATCGCTACGGTTACGATCTCGTCCTAGGCGCGGATGTCTTTGCGGCTGCGCCGCTGACGATCGACTACGGGCGTCACTCGATCGCATTCGGCAACAACGATTCGCAGAACGGTTCCGCGGTCGACCTCACATTCGAGAATTTTGTTCCGGTGGTTGACGTGTCGCTGGCCGGACAAATGGCGCGTTTGGCGGTCGACACCGGCGACCAATCAACCGTCAATCTCGCCGACGACTTTTACACCGGGCATCCGACGCTCTTCACGCCGACGCGCACCGAGAGCGTCGGCGGCATCGGCGGCAGCAGCGTGGAGCTGATGGGCACGATTCCCTCGCTCCAGATCGGGACGATAACGACCGGCCCGCAGACGATCGGAACGACGCGCACCCTCAAAGGCACCGCCAACGGACACCTGGGAGCCGGCTTTCTCTCGAGTTTCGTAGTCGTGCTCGACTACGCGCGCCAGCGTATGGTACTGCTTCCCAAGCACACGTGA
- a CDS encoding 4a-hydroxytetrahydrobiopterin dehydratase: protein MIELARRSCVPCRGGVPPMERAEAEKLLSQLGGGWELAEVSPGVTGLRKTYRFKDFREALDFVDRIGAIAEEQGHHPDIALSWGRVAVEIWTHKIKGLTESDFIFAAKCENA from the coding sequence ATGATCGAACTTGCGCGGCGCTCGTGCGTTCCGTGCCGGGGCGGCGTCCCGCCGATGGAACGCGCCGAGGCTGAGAAGCTTCTCTCGCAGTTAGGCGGCGGCTGGGAGTTGGCGGAGGTTTCGCCGGGCGTCACCGGATTGCGCAAAACGTACCGTTTCAAGGATTTTCGCGAAGCGCTCGACTTCGTGGACCGCATCGGCGCAATTGCCGAGGAGCAAGGGCATCACCCCGACATTGCGCTGTCCTGGGGGCGCGTGGCCGTCGAGATCTGGACGCACAAGATCAAGGGGCTCACCGAGAGCGACTTCATCTTCGCAGCCAAATGCGAGAACGCCTGA
- a CDS encoding TonB-dependent receptor codes for MRLITTVALLSGLALALPIPSRAAANGSISGSVRDIDGRPLAAARVVLSGPQRAATQSDSAGAFRFGGLAPGTYMVNANKGGFRAAGVDGIAVNENAQRVDLVLEAATFSTLKQIAEVRSVAGRFNDSPSAISVLTQQRFADTGLLQIAHVLDQTPGVVSARPASADAAVPGSITSPNLRGALDYEKATLLDGRPLINGRNGDYPTMLVNSLLFDSIEVVEGPTAYAPQINYGIGGTLNFRTGNPTLHRTGQVIYGLDNMSGSFGQLRLSDTVANGRLGYLFTIASYGSQGPLNNYPSLFSLPAGTRINGAAVSGSTTSGNPINGQQGPYPIAGALGNPPNAYVTLVGCCQAVNSSFLNHGELAKLQYRFSSATQLTVAYVGIQSQYDGPAAGFTQIGSIFAPTSAYSGTTYAPGQTVLLNNRTTLPDQRLYDNEPMFEAELRTTLHQDTVLARFYSAILARQTTSDLSAPSANYVTGPIALYGTATVGGAVTAFNGTPANLTIPTPYSNTVEHDALRGISFEYDHPAGPNVYTFAFDRNSSLTNAYSVTGSATNPQGNLSTTIAAGTRQDFTTYLLRAQFALNDKTQLTLANYFNTYRNTYTPQLSGGDFVFVTSTTTHDDPRLGLTYRANPDLSVRLSMGSAIAPPYPALIDNLTQTPAQVYTTGAQTVTIGNNSGGLRPETSFGYDLGADWRTPSGDILSVDAYLTNLRNQFVAVVYPSGTTYNPPGTTAQVPVYVSTNQNLAQSRFEGIDATWRRDPARGIGYTFSIALQRAYAYNLPASFYSSAAGPYTTNLGVVNGTNFYAFNAPFFNGISNKSEAYSQGYAGIHARGGNGQYGEFGFTFYGSNNTYNIPAFMIASASYRQPIFGPALALQVSADNIFNTDSGSYVSYGAGIGAPLANGQFGVRSAVPYGPASLRVMLVRSL; via the coding sequence GTGCGCCTGATTACCACGGTCGCCTTGCTATCCGGCCTTGCCCTGGCGCTCCCAATCCCGTCCCGGGCCGCCGCAAACGGTTCAATCTCCGGCTCGGTTCGGGACATCGACGGTCGGCCGTTGGCCGCGGCGCGCGTCGTCCTCAGCGGTCCCCAGCGCGCGGCCACGCAGAGCGACTCCGCCGGTGCCTTCCGCTTCGGCGGTCTGGCACCGGGGACGTACATGGTCAACGCAAACAAGGGCGGCTTTCGCGCGGCCGGCGTCGACGGCATCGCCGTCAACGAGAACGCGCAGCGCGTCGACCTTGTACTTGAAGCCGCCACGTTCTCAACGCTCAAGCAGATCGCCGAAGTTCGCAGCGTCGCCGGACGGTTCAACGACAGCCCTTCCGCGATTAGCGTCCTGACGCAGCAGCGCTTCGCCGACACTGGCCTCTTGCAGATCGCGCACGTGCTCGATCAAACGCCGGGCGTCGTTTCGGCGCGGCCCGCGAGCGCAGACGCGGCCGTTCCCGGTTCGATCACATCGCCGAATCTGCGCGGCGCGCTGGACTATGAAAAAGCCACGCTGCTCGACGGCCGGCCGCTGATCAATGGAAGAAACGGCGATTACCCGACGATGCTCGTGAACTCGCTGCTCTTCGACAGCATCGAGGTCGTGGAAGGCCCGACGGCTTACGCGCCGCAGATCAACTATGGAATCGGCGGCACGCTGAATTTTCGCACCGGCAATCCGACGCTGCACCGGACCGGACAGGTGATCTACGGACTCGACAACATGTCCGGCTCGTTCGGGCAGCTCCGCCTTTCGGATACGGTCGCAAACGGACGTCTGGGATATCTTTTCACGATTGCCAGCTACGGCTCGCAGGGACCGCTCAATAATTATCCGAGTCTCTTTTCGCTGCCGGCCGGCACACGCATTAACGGCGCAGCGGTTTCAGGTTCTACTACGAGCGGAAACCCGATCAACGGCCAGCAAGGCCCGTATCCGATCGCCGGCGCACTTGGCAATCCGCCGAATGCATACGTTACGCTCGTCGGCTGCTGCCAAGCCGTGAACTCGAGCTTTCTCAATCATGGCGAGTTGGCTAAACTGCAGTACCGTTTTTCAAGTGCGACGCAACTCACGGTAGCGTATGTGGGCATTCAATCGCAGTACGACGGGCCGGCTGCGGGCTTCACGCAGATTGGATCGATCTTCGCGCCAACATCGGCGTACTCGGGAACGACCTACGCGCCCGGCCAAACAGTTTTGCTGAACAACCGCACGACGCTTCCGGACCAGCGCCTCTACGACAACGAGCCGATGTTCGAGGCGGAGCTGCGCACGACGTTACACCAGGATACCGTGCTGGCGCGCTTTTACAGCGCGATTCTCGCGCGCCAAACGACGTCCGATTTGAGCGCGCCCTCGGCCAACTACGTAACCGGACCGATCGCGCTTTACGGGACGGCGACCGTCGGCGGTGCCGTAACGGCGTTCAATGGAACACCGGCGAACCTGACGATTCCGACGCCATACTCGAACACGGTCGAGCATGACGCACTGCGCGGCATCTCATTCGAGTACGACCATCCGGCCGGACCGAACGTCTACACGTTCGCCTTCGATCGCAACTCCTCGCTGACCAACGCCTACTCCGTGACGGGCAGCGCAACGAATCCGCAAGGGAACCTGTCCACCACGATTGCCGCCGGTACACGCCAGGACTTTACAACCTATCTCCTGCGCGCGCAATTCGCCCTGAACGACAAGACGCAGTTGACGCTGGCGAACTATTTCAACACGTACCGCAACACGTACACGCCGCAACTTTCGGGCGGAGACTTCGTCTTTGTGACCAGCACGACGACCCACGACGACCCGCGCCTTGGGTTAACCTACCGCGCCAATCCGGATCTTTCGGTGCGACTCTCCATGGGATCCGCCATCGCTCCTCCGTATCCCGCGCTTATCGATAACTTGACGCAGACGCCTGCCCAAGTCTACACGACCGGCGCGCAGACGGTAACAATAGGAAACAACTCCGGCGGGCTGCGGCCCGAAACGTCGTTCGGTTACGATCTGGGCGCCGACTGGCGCACACCTTCGGGCGACATCCTTTCGGTCGACGCGTACCTCACGAATCTACGCAATCAGTTTGTGGCCGTCGTCTATCCGAGCGGCACGACGTACAATCCGCCCGGAACAACGGCGCAAGTTCCGGTCTACGTCAGCACGAACCAAAACCTCGCGCAGAGCCGTTTCGAAGGAATCGACGCGACCTGGCGCCGCGATCCGGCGCGCGGGATCGGCTACACGTTCTCGATCGCGTTGCAGCGCGCATACGCGTACAATTTGCCCGCGTCGTTTTATTCCAGCGCCGCCGGTCCATACACGACGAACTTGGGCGTCGTCAACGGAACGAACTTTTATGCGTTCAACGCGCCGTTCTTCAACGGCATATCGAACAAGAGCGAGGCCTACTCGCAAGGGTACGCCGGCATTCATGCGCGCGGCGGAAACGGACAGTACGGGGAGTTCGGGTTCACGTTTTACGGCTCGAACAACACGTACAACATTCCCGCATTCATGATTGCGAGCGCTTCCTACCGTCAGCCGATCTTCGGGCCGGCGCTGGCACTGCAAGTCTCCGCGGACAACATCTTCAACACCGACTCGGGCTCGTATGTCTCGTACGGGGCCGGCATCGGCGCGCCGCTGGCAAATGGACAGTTCGGAGTTCGCAGCGCCGTCCCGTACGGGCCGGCGTCGCTGCGCGTGATGCTGGTGCGGAGTCTTTAA
- a CDS encoding family 20 glycosylhydrolase, translating into MIAAFMLAAIPSIVPWPRSVHAGANIRSWPGSPAVAQRILSPADKRLGDEGYTLSVTAQGVTAEANTRAGLFYAMQTFKQLRATSLAREMQIRDWPAYRWRGVHLDTARHFFDVATVERYIDVAARYKLNIFHWHLTDDQAWRLPVPGYPNLISGRPSYTAAQVREVVAYAARRFVTVLPEVEMPAHASAAIEAYPQFGCGRSDVFCARASTFAFLQDALAQTFDLFPDPYVHIGGDEVPAGYNEPAFISRIERYVRTRGRRIVGWNEILSPQLSTSAVVMAWNSMRRAADAARRGNDVVVSGWPLYFDAAQGDPMQEPRATRHVSTLDEVYSWDVVPPGLAGDQRARVVGGEAALWTERIRTPQHLFYMLLPRELALAEILWTPRAQKNWPNFLQRLPAQFAWLDAQGYPFRIPNASMSVEGDRTVFTALPGEIQSVDAWTTAARVKLALSTPIDATIRYTLDGKTPARSAPAYREPVILNLSPGARLDVRAAAFFGGRRGAVTECRIHRVGPGAMPRTNVARSWGALVSP; encoded by the coding sequence ATGATCGCTGCTTTCATGCTGGCAGCGATACCGTCGATCGTTCCCTGGCCGCGCTCGGTCCATGCCGGCGCGAACATTCGCTCTTGGCCGGGCTCTCCCGCAGTAGCGCAACGTATTCTTTCGCCGGCCGATAAGCGCTTGGGTGATGAGGGCTATACGCTGTCCGTTACCGCGCAAGGCGTCACCGCCGAAGCGAATACGCGTGCGGGTTTGTTTTACGCCATGCAGACGTTCAAACAACTCAGGGCGACCTCGCTGGCGCGTGAAATGCAGATCCGCGACTGGCCGGCGTATCGCTGGCGCGGAGTGCATCTGGATACCGCGCGCCATTTTTTCGATGTGGCAACCGTCGAACGGTATATTGACGTCGCCGCGCGTTACAAACTCAATATCTTCCACTGGCACCTCACGGACGACCAAGCGTGGCGGCTGCCGGTGCCAGGCTATCCGAATCTGATCTCCGGACGGCCGTCATACACCGCGGCGCAGGTGCGCGAGGTTGTAGCGTACGCCGCGCGGCGATTCGTGACGGTACTTCCGGAGGTGGAGATGCCGGCGCACGCCTCGGCCGCAATCGAAGCGTATCCGCAATTTGGGTGTGGGCGCAGCGACGTTTTTTGCGCGCGCGCGTCAACGTTTGCGTTTCTGCAAGATGCCCTCGCGCAGACCTTCGATCTCTTTCCGGATCCGTACGTCCATATCGGCGGCGACGAAGTCCCGGCCGGCTACAACGAGCCCGCCTTTATTTCACGCATCGAACGTTACGTGCGAACTCGCGGGCGCCGGATCGTGGGCTGGAATGAAATTCTGAGTCCGCAGCTCTCGACGAGCGCCGTCGTGATGGCCTGGAACTCGATGCGCCGCGCGGCGGATGCCGCCAGACGAGGAAACGACGTCGTCGTTTCGGGTTGGCCGCTCTATTTCGACGCCGCGCAAGGCGACCCGATGCAAGAGCCGCGCGCGACGCGGCACGTGAGCACGTTGGACGAGGTCTATTCGTGGGACGTCGTTCCGCCCGGCTTGGCCGGAGATCAGCGAGCGCGAGTGGTCGGAGGAGAGGCCGCGCTTTGGACCGAGCGCATTCGAACGCCGCAGCATCTCTTTTACATGTTGTTGCCGCGCGAATTGGCGCTCGCCGAGATTCTTTGGACGCCCCGCGCACAGAAGAACTGGCCAAACTTTTTACAGCGATTACCGGCGCAATTCGCGTGGCTGGACGCGCAAGGCTATCCGTTCCGCATTCCCAATGCATCGATGAGCGTCGAGGGCGATCGCACGGTCTTTACGGCGCTGCCCGGTGAAATACAAAGCGTCGACGCGTGGACGACCGCAGCTCGAGTCAAGCTTGCGCTTTCCACGCCCATCGATGCGACGATACGATACACCTTGGATGGAAAGACGCCGGCGCGAAGTGCGCCGGCGTACCGGGAACCTGTGATCCTGAATCTTTCACCGGGTGCGCGCCTCGACGTGCGCGCAGCGGCGTTTTTCGGCGGACGGCGCGGCGCCGTCACGGAGTGCCGGATTCACCGCGTCGGTCCCGGTGCAATGCCGCGAACGAACGTCGCGCGTTCGTGGGGTGCGCTCGTTTCGCCCTAG